The Candidatus Baltobacteraceae bacterium genome has a window encoding:
- the leuS gene encoding leucine--tRNA ligase, which translates to MAQTYDFRSVERTWQQRWEDEGIYRATGDSGRPKYYVLEMLPYPSGDLHVGHAKNYAFGDAIARMTRMLGYEVMHPMGWDAFGLPAENAAIARGIDPATWTAENIINMRRQIRLMGTSYDWTREVATCEPEYYHWNQWLFLRLYEYGLAYKREAPVNWCPHDRTVLANEQVIDGRCWRCDHLVERRNLSQWFLKITEYADRLLADLETLPGWPDRTRTMQRNWIGRSEGVQFAFGIEGLDDKLEVFTTRIDTLYGATYVALAAEHPVLGAIKTIVSKKHAAAIDAFADSLKSKSELERTSLMEKQGLFTGAYAINPLSHEHIPIWVTNYVLAEYGTGAIGGVPAHDERDWEFAKANGIAIAEVIASPDRDPSEPLTQPFCDDGRLIASDDFSGMSSARAREAIAQRLISQGSGKKVVNTRLRDWLISRQRYWGTPIPIVYCDNCGEVPLRDEDLPVLLPGHVQFTGEGSPLAQVESFVKTTCPTCGGPARRETDTMDTFFESSWYYLRYLDPHGERLPWAKPHADRWMNVDQYIGGAEHTVLHLLYSRFFYKFFHDRGWVSGHDEPFERLFHQGMLLYNGEKMSKSRGNVVGIDMTAETNGVDAMRLFLLYVTPPEDTSDWTDEGISGRVRFVNRVWRACESFFERGAHVHDVPEAATPDEKALLRAVHVVAKSAIDETTSRRFHYNTTIARLDELVNALTAAVAKFPEAAATIYAVHALPVLLAPFAPHIAEELWHRLGHGKSVHLQPYLQPSESVLAIDEITLVVQVNGKIRARVIAAPGLSEDAAVALAMEEANVRAQIDGKQIRKRIYVADKLLNLVVG; encoded by the coding sequence ATGGCCCAGACCTACGATTTTCGTTCCGTCGAGCGCACGTGGCAGCAGCGCTGGGAAGACGAGGGCATTTACCGAGCGACCGGCGACAGCGGCCGGCCGAAATACTACGTGCTCGAAATGCTCCCGTATCCGTCGGGTGATCTGCACGTCGGCCATGCGAAGAACTATGCGTTCGGCGACGCCATCGCGCGCATGACGCGCATGCTCGGCTACGAAGTGATGCATCCGATGGGATGGGACGCGTTCGGTCTGCCGGCCGAAAACGCCGCCATCGCGCGCGGCATCGACCCCGCCACCTGGACGGCCGAGAACATCATCAACATGCGGCGTCAGATCCGGCTGATGGGAACCAGCTACGATTGGACGCGCGAAGTCGCGACCTGCGAGCCCGAGTATTACCACTGGAATCAGTGGCTGTTCCTACGGTTATACGAGTACGGCTTGGCATACAAGCGCGAGGCGCCGGTCAACTGGTGCCCGCACGACCGCACCGTGCTCGCGAACGAGCAAGTCATCGACGGCCGCTGCTGGCGCTGCGACCATTTGGTCGAGCGGCGCAATCTTTCGCAGTGGTTCTTGAAGATCACCGAGTACGCGGATCGTCTGCTCGCCGATTTGGAAACGCTGCCGGGCTGGCCCGACCGCACCCGCACCATGCAGCGCAACTGGATCGGCCGAAGCGAGGGCGTGCAGTTCGCCTTCGGAATCGAGGGACTCGACGACAAGCTCGAAGTCTTTACGACGCGCATCGACACGCTCTACGGCGCCACGTACGTTGCGTTGGCGGCCGAGCACCCCGTGCTCGGTGCCATCAAGACGATCGTCTCGAAGAAACACGCGGCAGCGATCGATGCGTTTGCCGACAGCCTCAAATCGAAGTCCGAGCTCGAGCGGACGAGCTTGATGGAGAAACAGGGACTCTTTACGGGTGCCTACGCGATCAATCCGCTGTCGCACGAGCACATACCGATCTGGGTCACCAACTACGTGCTCGCGGAATACGGTACCGGCGCCATCGGCGGCGTTCCCGCGCACGACGAGCGCGACTGGGAGTTTGCCAAAGCCAACGGCATCGCGATTGCCGAAGTCATCGCTTCACCTGACCGCGACCCGAGCGAACCGCTGACGCAGCCGTTTTGCGACGACGGACGGCTCATTGCCAGCGACGATTTCTCGGGTATGTCGAGCGCGCGCGCCCGCGAGGCAATCGCGCAGCGCTTGATCTCACAGGGCAGCGGCAAAAAAGTCGTCAACACGCGTCTGCGCGATTGGCTGATCTCGCGTCAGCGCTATTGGGGAACGCCGATTCCGATCGTCTACTGCGACAACTGCGGCGAAGTACCGCTACGCGACGAAGACTTACCGGTTTTACTTCCCGGACACGTGCAGTTCACCGGGGAAGGCTCGCCGCTCGCACAAGTCGAGAGCTTCGTCAAGACGACGTGCCCGACGTGCGGCGGCCCCGCACGTCGCGAGACCGACACCATGGACACGTTCTTCGAGTCGTCGTGGTACTATCTGCGCTACCTCGATCCGCACGGCGAGCGTTTGCCGTGGGCGAAGCCGCACGCCGATCGCTGGATGAACGTCGACCAATACATCGGCGGCGCCGAGCACACGGTTTTGCACCTACTCTACTCGCGGTTCTTCTATAAGTTCTTTCACGATCGCGGCTGGGTTAGCGGACACGACGAGCCGTTCGAGCGCCTCTTCCACCAGGGCATGCTGCTGTACAACGGCGAGAAGATGTCGAAGTCGCGCGGAAACGTCGTCGGCATCGACATGACGGCCGAAACCAACGGCGTCGACGCGATGCGCCTGTTCTTGCTGTACGTCACGCCGCCCGAGGACACCAGTGACTGGACCGACGAAGGCATTAGCGGACGCGTGCGTTTCGTCAATCGTGTGTGGCGCGCGTGCGAGTCGTTTTTTGAGCGCGGCGCTCACGTGCACGACGTACCGGAAGCAGCGACTCCGGATGAGAAGGCGCTGCTCCGAGCGGTTCACGTGGTCGCAAAATCGGCGATCGACGAAACGACGTCGCGCCGGTTTCATTACAATACGACGATCGCGAGGCTCGACGAACTGGTAAACGCGCTCACGGCAGCCGTTGCCAAGTTTCCCGAAGCGGCGGCAACGATCTATGCCGTGCACGCGCTTCCGGTATTGCTCGCGCCATTCGCACCGCACATCGCCGAGGAGCTGTGGCATCGCTTGGGGCACGGCAAATCGGTGCAT
- a CDS encoding helix-hairpin-helix domain-containing protein, whose amino-acid sequence MIQRIALALAGAAIVAMALWHPAPHPAFTSAAPSPGMRTAPSRRFAHHSPAGNRAVVYVAGAVVKPGLYRLAAGARAADAVAAAGGMRPSADAAGVNLAEPVRDGDEVFVPAIGDAPRAHSRVRSRNGRRRTPGPPALALDVNSAVPDQLAAIPGIGRALAARIVALREADGAFSTLDELLDVSGMTQSRLERARPYLLVR is encoded by the coding sequence GTGATCCAACGCATCGCTCTCGCGCTCGCCGGCGCCGCCATTGTGGCTATGGCCCTCTGGCACCCCGCACCCCACCCCGCCTTCACGAGCGCCGCCCCGTCGCCGGGCATGCGAACCGCGCCCTCGCGCCGCTTCGCGCATCATTCGCCCGCGGGCAATCGCGCGGTCGTATACGTTGCCGGCGCGGTTGTAAAACCGGGACTCTACCGCCTCGCTGCCGGAGCGCGAGCCGCCGACGCGGTCGCGGCAGCGGGAGGGATGCGCCCCTCGGCCGACGCGGCCGGCGTCAATCTTGCCGAACCCGTCCGTGACGGCGACGAAGTCTTCGTTCCGGCGATCGGCGATGCGCCCCGGGCGCACTCGCGCGTGCGCTCGCGAAACGGCCGCCGCCGTACGCCCGGGCCTCCCGCACTTGCTTTGGACGTCAACTCGGCTGTGCCGGATCAGCTCGCGGCGATTCCGGGCATCGGTCGGGCGCTCGCGGCGCGCATCGTCGCATTGCGTGAGGCCGACGGCGCGTTCTCAACGCTCGACGAACTCCTCGACGTTTCCGGAATGACGCAGTCGCGGTTGGAACGCGCGCGTCCCTACTTGCTGGTGAGGTAA